TGCATTTCACGGCCTTGCAATACGTATGTCTTACCAACAACTGGAATGTTATTCTCAGATTGGCAAGCCGTCATACAAGCAGAGCAGCCTGTGCATGTGTTCAAGTCAACAGCCATACCCCATTTGTGACCATTGTATTGATGGCCAGACCAAATGTTCCATGTCTTGTGTCTGTGAACGCCGGCGTGTTCATCTTTCATGTAATCTTTGAGCGTTGCTTCCGCAACGATCATACGACCTTCCATGGAGTTGTTACCAGCTACGCATGCAAGGTTGTATTTCTTAGAAGTCTTCGTCAGAGTCGCTGGTTGGCCAGCGAAGATCGCGCCATTTTTTAGAGTCACGAACTCAAACATGTTCTTACCGATGCCGTTGGCTACTTTACCTGCTTTGGTGCGGCCGTAACCAACTGCTACTGCAAAAACGTCGTCATGCAAGCCCGGCTGAATGTGAACTGGAAGCTCGACTTTTTTATCGCCGACTTTCAATTCAACAACCGTAGATTCCTTCAACGACAGTTTTTCTGCCGTCGCAATAGAAACGCTCACGTAGTTGTCCCAAACGATTTTAGTGACTGGATCTGGCAACTCTTGCAACCAAGGAACGTTTGCCAAAGTACCATCACCCATTTGAACTGTTGGATACAACACCAACTCGTAGCCAGAAGCATTTGTTGCTGGCTTGATAGAGCTAAAGGCATCTGCCTTGAATGAACGTGCTGAAGAAGATTTTACTTCGCCAACAGAACCTGTTTGCAGAACTTCATTCCAGAAGTCTTCGAAGCCTTTGCCTTTAGCAAATTTCGGCTGGATTTCTTCTTTCCAGTAGTTTCTCAAGTAGTCATAGAAAGTTTCGTAAGCAGTCAAACGCTTAGGACCCACGTTTGCCAAGTAAGCCCAAGTCATCAAAGTGAGTTGGAACGAACGAGTGTCATACATAGGACGGATGGCAGGTTGTTGAATCGCAAAAACGCCTTCAGCAAACTCTGCATCACCCCAAGTTTCCAAAGCATGGTTGTCCGGAGCGATGTAAGTCGCGTGCTCGCCCGTCTCGTCGATACGGTCGCCTGTGTAGACAACCATTTCAACTTTGCGAAGAGCTTCAACAAAGCCAGACTCTTGTGGAAGAGCATAAGCTGGATTTACACGGTGGATGATCAAAGTTTTCACTTTGCCCGCGTTCATATCCGCGATGAGTTTTTCCATATCAGCGTAAGAGGCTTTCATGCCTGGAACGCCGTTTTTCCCGTCAACAGTTTTGCCTTCGTTATCCAGCAAGCTGTTCAAGAAGTTCACAGCAATTTGCAACTCGCGCGAACGAGAAGTCAAAGTCTGCAAACCACCCGCGACGACGAGAGACTCGCCTTTGTTTTCCCAAAGATCAGCCGCCACCTTGTTGAAGAGAGCTGGTTCGATACCCAATTTCTGAGCTGTGTTTGCGTAAGAAACGAGGCTTTCTTTGAATTTTTCATTGTTAGCGTAAGAAGAAACGCCTTTGTTCACAACAAGCGCGTTGATCAAACCCATCACAACATCGAGTTGCTGAGAAGGTTTAATTTTGAAGCGGATATCCGCATTTGCACCCGTGAGAGAGTAGCTAGAGTCAAAAGAAACCAATTTCGACATTTTCTTAGGATCTCTGCGACCTGCTGAAAACTGAGCCTGGAACTGAGTTGGATTCAACCAAGTACCCAAGAAATCTGCATCAATAGAGACGATCATTTTAGCTTTGTCGAAACGGTAGTGAGGAACAACAGCTTCACCGTAAGAAGCTTTTTGACCTTCACGCAGCTCTTCACTTGCAAACGGCTCCCAAGAAACGTGGTCCGCTTTGAAAGCTTGTGCAAAGTCAGAAACAACTGCGCGAGTTGACGGAGAAGCAATGTTACCAGTCAAAACAACAGCGCCGCCCTTTTTCAACTGAGCAACGACTTTGTCATCTAAACCGTCCCATTTAACGCCCACTGTGTCCTTGTTGGTCTTCTTCTCATTGAAGATATTGTATTTAGGACCTTGGAGTCTCTCTGGATCGTAAAGATTCAAAAGAGCCGCCTGAGAACGAACGCTCAAGCCACCATGAGTAAGTGGGAACTGAGGGTTTGATTCAATCTTTACCGGACGGCCTTCGCGTGTCTTAACCAAAACACCGAAGCCACCACTGCCGTCGAAGTATGTCGACGTGTAGAAGTTAGATACACCCAAAGTCACTTCTTCAGGTTGTTTGTTGTAAGGAACGATTTTTTGCACTGGACGGCGGATGCAACCTGCAGCTGACATCGCGAGAGACGCGCCCATCAACTTCAAGAATTCACGGCGTGCCCAACCGCCTTCGCCCGTGTCGCTTTCGCGCAATGGAGAAGACTGGAACTCCGTCTCAGCTTTTTTCAAAAACTCAGGATCATTGTTGTAATGCTCGAGAGTCAGCCAGTAAGTATTGTCTCTTTCGATTTGCGGGCGCGCAGCTTTCTTTGCTGCCAATTCCGCTTCGCTATGCTCGTGATCGTGATTCATTTCAGACATGGTACCTTCCACAAACTCAATTAGTGGTGACAAGTTGTACAGTTCAAAGGAGCTTTATTCTCTGGTTGACGGTGGCAGTTAATACACCAGCCCATCGAGAGATCCTGAACCTGAGTGATTTTTGCCATCTTCTCAACTTCGCCATGGCAAGTTTGGCAGTTCACACCTTTCGCAATATGCGCAGAGTGATTGAAGTGCACGAAGTCAGGAAGCGCGTGAACGCGAACCCACTCGATAGAACCGCCCTTATCGTAAGCCTCACGCAATTTTTGAATGTGTGGGCTGTCCGTCTTCACTTGAAGATGGCAGTTCATGCATGTAGAGAGCGCCGGAATGTTTGAGTGGCGAGATCTCTCAACTTGGTTATGACAGTATTGACACTGAATTTGATTTTTTGTGACGTGGATTTCGTGGCTGAAAGGAAGCGGCTGTTCTGGCGCGTATCCTTGGTTGTAGCCCCAACCCGGCTGAAATTTACATCCTGCAAGGCTCAACGCAAGTAGCCCCACTGCTGCAAAAGTTTTAAATACCCGATGCATAATCTTCCTTTGCCTGATGATTACAGAGATGTGCCCATGCGGAGAACGCGCGCGCACATCATAACAATTTTTCGATGGTTCCTATTTAAAAGCGGAATGCATGACTTGTCCACTCTCTTTTTGCAAACTTGATGAGAATTCAGAAGCTTAGCAGAAAAGCTCTGACTATTTCTTCCGCACAAGTGATGCATAAATCACGAGCAAAAAGTGAGCGACAACAAACGCGGCGACATACTCAACACCGCCGGCGCCGAAGCCGTAAGAATGAAGCCCCGCGCCGAGCACGAAATTGACTCCGTACCAAGCCATGATGACAAGACTGAAAGTCACAACACCTGCGGCGATCATGCCGAAGTTGCGGAACCAGCCACCCAAGCGGCCGTGAAGCACTGCGAGATAGCCAAGCAAAGCAATCAACGCCCATGTTTCCTTTGGATCCCAACCCCAGAAGCGACCCCAGCTGTAGTCCGCCCAAATACCTCCCAGGATAATTCCGGGAGCCAAGAACGCGACACCGATTTGCATTGCTCTGTAGACGGAATTTGCGATGGCTTTGATCTTCTCGTGGTTCTTCTCTTCACCTTTAATATAGTAAATAAGACCGATATCCCCGAGAACAAACGCCAAGAAAAACGCGGCGTAACTGATTGTGATTGTCATTACGTGCACAGTCAGCCAGTAGTTACTACGAAGAACGGCCTCAAGCGGCTGAAGTGTTGGATCCAAAACCGCCGGCGCGGAATCGGCGATGATCAATGCAACCATCGCCCCCAAAGTTCCGGCGAAGAAAATGAATCGGTACTTGTAAATGATTTCCAATATCGCCGCGAAGACCACAGCCCCCCAGGACATCCACACCACGGTTTCGTACATGTTGGTGACCGGAGCACGATCCATCAGATACATGCGCACGATGAAGCCAAAGGTGTGCAAAACAAAACCCAGGCTCGCAAAGGTCCAACCCAGTTTCATGAGGCCTGGCTTATTCATTGTCCACACCATCAAAACCATGACAGATGCCAACATATATAAGATGTAGGCCCAACGGAACGGATGGAAGTGGTTGTAGAAAACTTCGAGGTTTACTTTAGAATCGTGGCTATAAGCTTCAGGATTATTGCTTTTTGCCACTTCTCTAAATTTGAGAACGCTTTCATCCAAGGCCTTCGCCGTTTGCTCTAACTGATCCGCCGGAGCATTCTGCGCAACGGCTCCAATACGATCGATGAAAGATTTTGTAAGATTGGCAAAGGCCTCTTGCTGGTTTCCTTGAAACTCCGCAACAGAAAGCCAGGTCTCACCCTCTTTTGGCGGGATGAGGCGCAGCATGTTGCCGCCGGCAATTTCACGGAAAACAATCAGCTGGTTTTCCAAACGCTGCAAAGCCTGGAAGTATGGAGTGAGTTTTTCTTTGGATTCGCGCTTGGCTTGAAGCTCTTGCTGAACCATTGGGAAGCGCTCATTGGCAAAAAGCTCTTCACCCGAGAAGTATCTTTGATCTGCCGGCAAGCCGAGAGCCTTCAAGACTTCGTGATTGCGAACTTCAAAGATTTTTTTCCCCTGCCACGCGGTTGGGCTCAGCATCCAAGTGAAGATGATTTCAGAAGCGCCACGGCCTTCGAAGGTCGATTTACCATACACGATCTCAAGCATTTCTTTAGAGAAAGAATCGTAAGGCTTGATACGACCGGCATCCTGAACCGGCAAGTAAGAAAGAGCATCACCCGAGGCTGCGAAAGCGCCTTTGTAAACGAGGAGTGAAATCAAAAGAATCAGAATGACTTGCAAACGTCTCATGACGGCTTTTCCTTTTTCGCTTTCTTCTTATAATAGAAGAGCAACAAGATCCCCAGGGACATAATGAAAGACCCGAGATACTTAATCCAACGGCCCGGATCCTGATTGACAGAAAATACGGAAGCCACCGGCTGACCCGTGTTCGGATCTTCTTCAAAACTTGCCTGGTAAATTGTAAATCCATTGTACTTCAGCGGCTCATTCATCGAGATCTGATGAGCATCGATGTTTGGTACGCCCACAACGCTTTTGTATTCCATGGCTTTCCGCGTGCCCTGGTAGCGATCGATTTCGAATTTCTTTAACTGAATTGGAAAACCCAAATCCAAACGACGATTGCCGTAGCTCACGATATAAACCGCGTCGCTCGTGAAAAGCTTCACAGAGTCGTTCAAAAGCATCCAATGATCTTGGCCGTTAAAGTTAAACTTCACCGCCGAGGTCGTCAGTGGCGTCGGAGTTTCGCGATCCTGAAGATCCCACTCGTCTGTGGCTTGCGGCAAATACCTGAGCACGCGCACCTCAATCGGCATCTTCCAGCCCGGAGCAAAGGAATCCCCTTCGTTCACATGGCCTTTTTTAAGTGGAGCAACGGAATCTTTTTGAAAAACAACGTAGTTCACTCCACCCTTTTCGTCCGGCGTGAAAAAGATCTCATTGGCACCATTGCCCGTTGCTGGAGCTGGGCCTAAGTGCAAAGCCGCTGGGCCGAAGTTATGAGTTGCCACATCATTCGGGCGACGCTGTACAAGCCACTCGATGGCGTTGACTTTAATATTTGGATTTTGCACTTGGAAACGAAGACCTGCGCCGTAGCGGCCATTTTTATCTTTAGGCTCAACCACTTTACGCGAAGGAAGAACATAGGGCTTGTAGTCGGTAAACTTGATGTCGGCGTTAAACGCCGCAATCGTCAGTGGCTTTTTGTCGGTCGGTGGATTTTTAAAAAAATCCACGTTTTGCTCAGCAAGCTTCGTGTAGCGATCACCATCGAAAGAACTATAAACCAAGATGTCTGTTTCAGGCACGATCACGTACTGGTTTTTATCGCCGATGCCAACACGGATGCTGCCATCCAAGCCGAACTTCTGCGTGAGAATGGCCCCGAACATCAAAATCAAAATCCCGATGTGAGCAAAAACAAACGGCGCATGGCGCGGCTTCCAAGGCCAGCGATCCACCATCACGGCAATCAAGTTCACCGCGAGGACTCCCATCACCGTGTACATCCAGAACGTATCGTAAACGAGTTTTTTGGCGGCGTTGGCATCGTACTTCGCTTCGACAAATGTTCCAACCGCGATCACCGTGGCGATCGCTGCGATAACAATCACCGCAAGCTTAAGAGAAGCTAAAAATTTAATCGTAGATTTTAAATAACGACGAACTTGGTTCGTGCGATCATCGGCAGATTGAGACATGATGACAAATATTTAGCCCAGCTTATCCGGAAGGGCTAATCATATCGACCACAACGCTGCAAGTCAGCAGTGGCGACTACTGAAGGCTCGGCAGATTTTGACTTATATATGTCAGGGCCACGTCGATTTTCGCGCGAATCTTTTCTGCCTCCGCCGGTTTCAACTTCTTGGTTGTTTCATCCATGTAGAGCGCGCGGTTCATTTCAACTTGGATTGCATGATGGTTTTTTGACGGCTGGCCATAGACTTCACTGACCCGACCGCCAAAATATGGCCAGTTGTAACCGACTTTAAATCCGGCAATCACATAGGCTGCGATCACAAGATCACGGAACTTCGGATCACAGCTTTTGCCGTGACAGTCACTCACCACGATTTCTGCACGCTGCTCGCCGGGATCGCGATGCTCTTTGGTTCCCACCGACGGCATACTATGAGCATCAATATGAAAAACTTTAGTGCGACCCGCAGCCTCGTAGTTTTCATAGAGTTTACGCACACTAGCATGAAATGGCTCGTAAATGAGTTCTACTAATTCTTGATGAGTTTTTGCCGGGATCGGCTGCTTCATAAGCTGATGATTGTAAGTGGTGATCGCCCACAAAAAGCCGCGGCGATTCATGCCGGCCGGATTGGCATTACCAATCACACTGCCCGCATCAATGTCTTCAGGGATACGATTGAGGTCGCCGGCGTAGCGATGCCATTCGGTTTTTGCGTAAGGAAGATGCAATTTTTTAAGTGTCGGTTCGTAGAGGTAATCAACATAACGGTCCACGTCGCACATGAGGATTTCTTCAGGCAAACCGTTCAGCCAATTTGCTTGCGGGGGAACTTTTTCTCCGGAGTGCGGGATCGTCACTAAAAGTGAAGCCTGTGGAAGTTGCATTGTAAACTCCTTAGTGTCATGCTGAAGCTTATTCAAATCATAGATTGAGTGAGCGATGAAAGCAAAAATTTATACAAAAACCGGCGACAAAGGCACCACCCGTCTCGTGGATGGCTCCTGCGTTGAGAAATTCAACCCACGCGTCGAAGCCTATGGTACTGTTGACGAATTAAACTCTTATCTGGGTGTTGTTCGTGTCGGGCTGCAGAAACTCAACGACCTTCAATCTTTGGATCCGATCTTTGAAAAAATCCAGAATCAGCTTTTTAACCTCGGCAGCCTCTTGGCTTGCGCTGATGATGAAGTGTTTAAAAAACTGCCTTCGATTCAAGATCACCATGTGCGCATGCTTGAAGAGAAAATTGATGAACTCACTGCCGAGTTGCCCGAACTTCGCAATTTCGTTTTGCCGGCGGGTCACGAAACTGCGGCGCACTTACATGTGGCGCGCACTTTGTGCCGTCGCTCTGAGCGCCGCTCTGCTGAAGTGATGGTGAAAGATGAGCGCTATGCAACGAGCTTGCAGTACTTGAATCGCCTGAGCGATTTCTTGTTTGTCGCGGCTCGCTGGGTGAACTTAAAAACTCGTTTTGAAGATGTGCTTTGGAAAAAAACTGAATGAGTATGAAACTCGAGGTTGCAAAACCCTCCGACAATCAAGCGATCTTAGAGTTCTTTAAGGGCTTCCCGATCAAAGGTGTTCTCGATATGAAAGTCGACCGCCGCGGGGATTTCTTTGGACCCTACGCTGTGGAGTCGGATCGCTTTCGCACGTACTTATTGCGTGACGATCAAGAAGCGATTCAAGGGATGGCCTCATTCATTATTAAAGATGTGATGATTCAAGGCGAACTAAAAACCGTCGCCTTCGGCCGCGATCTTCGCATTAGCAACAATCGCCGAGCCATTTTAGAGTGGTCTGATCACTTCGTGCCGACTCTGCAAGATATTACCAACACCTACGGTGCGCAGCACTTTTTTAGTGCTTTGAATCTGACGGAAACGACGGCGCTGAATGCATTTGTACGTCCCCGCAATTTGAAACGTCTTCTGCCGCGCTACTTTAACTATCGCCGTTTAAATCTCGTGAGCTTGCACGGACGCTTTCCGTGGGCGAAGAACCCACTCCCGCATTTGCAGATCCGGAGCGGCTCTTCGGTCAATGCCGATGCTTTGATTTATTATCTGTCTGAGAAAAACAATTCTCGTAACTTAGCGACTTATTGGGATTCTTATAGCTTTTTCAAGCAGCTCCAGCGCTGGAGAGGTCTCAAGATTGAGGATTTCTTGATTGCGTTTGACCGCCATAACAACATCGTCGGCTGTTGCGCTCCGTGGAAGGCCGATGGAATTCAAGAGCTAGTTCCCCTGGATTACTCGCTGAAAGCCCATAATTTCCGCCAATTTTTGAAGTTCGGGAAGATTTTAGGATGGACCCGTCCTCTAACGAAGCCCTCGTACCGTCTACAGCTCGAAGAGCATTTGCAATTTCAGTATTTAACTCATCTTTTTGCTGAAAATGCGGATGTTTTCGAGTCGCTCCTGTGGACAGCCTACGACCGCGCTCGCTCTACAGACTTTTTAGTTTACTCTTATGGCCGTGAAGAAGTGATTTATCGCCGTCCGAGAACCTGGATTTCGGCCAAGATTCCCCATGGATTGTTTTGCATGGTGCCGCCGGATCAGAACGCTCCTGAGTTTTTGTCACCTTCGAACGACCTCCCTGTCAGTTTCGAAGCGTTTTTCGTGTAATGCCCATGCAATGTTGAGAACATAGGCGTTTTGCTTCCAAGAAAAATTGCCATAGAGTCATTCTCCGCTTTTAAATTGAAATTCTTTCGTTTATAAAGGCCGCACCTTGCGTTCAACAGTTTAAACATTGGGGAGATTTCAGTTTTACTCTAATACTCATCTAGATCTCGTCTCCCACCAAAAAACCGCAGCACGTGACTACTTTGGTTATCATCCGAAGAGCGCTTGGTATTGTGGTTTTAATTTTTAGACGGTTTTGGCTGGCTAAGGACTCACGACTTGTTTCACATCTTGAGGGTCTAAAAGGCTAGCGCCCTTTCCGCAGAGGGGTTGTTTAAACCGTCTTGGTGGGGAGCCATCTGTCACTTCATGTTACGACAGAAAATTCAGGTGGCTCCTTGCCTCTTATCTACGTTTTAAACAATTGCCGATTGCAGCGAAAACTCAAATTCATATCAACGTTCTAAATTCTTCTTTGTGTTTCACAAGTTTTCCCTTATATCTCCGCCCACCTTGCGTTCTAACAATTTAATTTTGGGAGTCATCCTATGAAAGTTCAAAAGACCTTTTTGGCGGTCTTATTGGCGTGTCTTTGCTTTAACTTCACAGCTACGGCTGGCGAATTCGACGGCGGAAGCCCTGAGTTCGACGAGAAACCAAATCCTAAATACTCTGAGGCAGAAATTCAGAGAAAAATCGAAAACGAAATGGCAATTGCCTGCTCTGGCAACCTCTGCAAAATCGTCGGCACTGATTCTCAAGGCGAATCTTGGACTGTGTCTTTCAACGTGGGCTACGGCGACCAAGTCAACAACGGTGGCGGCAACTCAATCTACATCGGTAGCGACAAAGGTTACAACAACGGCGGCAATATGTACGCTGGCGTGAACGTGACTTACAGAACCTACAAATGTCACTCAAACCTCTTGGTCACGCCGGCAGTTTACCGCTTCGTGAACACGTACATGTACAACATGGTGAACAGCGATGGCTCTACAAAGAGAAACTTCTCTCCTGCAGACCAAACTGTGATCTTGTTCTACACGACGATGTTGAACAAAGTTGAAGCTTGCAAAGATTCATCTAAGTAATCACTAGGAACTAATTTCTAGAATGTAATCTGAGGTTCCTATGAATAGGGCGAGTGTCTTCACGCGCGGTCTTGTGGTCGCGTGCACGGTGGTGTTGTGTGCGTCTGCCATGGCGGCAGGTACGGCTCAATATTCTTCCATTGACTTAAATAACCTCCGCGTCACCAATCGCGCCCAATGTGCGATTGATTCCGAGACGCCGGCGGATTCGGCATTTCTAATTCTTGACGGCTTTAACTCCGGCAAGATGACTTACATGCTGGCAAGCTCGCTCGGCATGGACCCAGTGGCAATGTCCGCCGACGGAATGAAAGAGTTCCGTCTGGCCGTCAGCCACCTGACTCTGAAAATCATGCAGAAGCTTGAAAACGGCAACCTCCCGCTTCTGCCGATGAATCTTAAAACCAATCCGCTGAAGAATTATCAAAACGTTGTTCGTCTCTGCGATAAGAAACCCTACTGCGCAGATTTAAACGGCTACCTCAGCGG
The sequence above is drawn from the Bdellovibrionales bacterium genome and encodes:
- a CDS encoding N-formylglutamate amidohydrolase, with the protein product MQLPQASLLVTIPHSGEKVPPQANWLNGLPEEILMCDVDRYVDYLYEPTLKKLHLPYAKTEWHRYAGDLNRIPEDIDAGSVIGNANPAGMNRRGFLWAITTYNHQLMKQPIPAKTHQELVELIYEPFHASVRKLYENYEAAGRTKVFHIDAHSMPSVGTKEHRDPGEQRAEIVVSDCHGKSCDPKFRDLVIAAYVIAGFKVGYNWPYFGGRVSEVYGQPSKNHHAIQVEMNRALYMDETTKKLKPAEAEKIRAKIDVALTYISQNLPSLQ
- a CDS encoding cob(I)yrinic acid a,c-diamide adenosyltransferase, which produces MKAKIYTKTGDKGTTRLVDGSCVEKFNPRVEAYGTVDELNSYLGVVRVGLQKLNDLQSLDPIFEKIQNQLFNLGSLLACADDEVFKKLPSIQDHHVRMLEEKIDELTAELPELRNFVLPAGHETAAHLHVARTLCRRSERRSAEVMVKDERYATSLQYLNRLSDFLFVAARWVNLKTRFEDVLWKKTE
- a CDS encoding protease, translated to MKVQKTFLAVLLACLCFNFTATAGEFDGGSPEFDEKPNPKYSEAEIQRKIENEMAIACSGNLCKIVGTDSQGESWTVSFNVGYGDQVNNGGGNSIYIGSDKGYNNGGNMYAGVNVTYRTYKCHSNLLVTPAVYRFVNTYMYNMVNSDGSTKRNFSPADQTVILFYTTMLNKVEACKDSSK
- the ccsA gene encoding cytochrome c biogenesis protein CcsA, coding for MQVILILLISLLVYKGAFAASGDALSYLPVQDAGRIKPYDSFSKEMLEIVYGKSTFEGRGASEIIFTWMLSPTAWQGKKIFEVRNHEVLKALGLPADQRYFSGEELFANERFPMVQQELQAKRESKEKLTPYFQALQRLENQLIVFREIAGGNMLRLIPPKEGETWLSVAEFQGNQQEAFANLTKSFIDRIGAVAQNAPADQLEQTAKALDESVLKFREVAKSNNPEAYSHDSKVNLEVFYNHFHPFRWAYILYMLASVMVLMVWTMNKPGLMKLGWTFASLGFVLHTFGFIVRMYLMDRAPVTNMYETVVWMSWGAVVFAAILEIIYKYRFIFFAGTLGAMVALIIADSAPAVLDPTLQPLEAVLRSNYWLTVHVMTITISYAAFFLAFVLGDIGLIYYIKGEEKNHEKIKAIANSVYRAMQIGVAFLAPGIILGGIWADYSWGRFWGWDPKETWALIALLGYLAVLHGRLGGWFRNFGMIAAGVVTFSLVIMAWYGVNFVLGAGLHSYGFGAGGVEYVAAFVVAHFLLVIYASLVRKK
- a CDS encoding cytochrome c biogenesis protein ResB, which gives rise to MSQSADDRTNQVRRYLKSTIKFLASLKLAVIVIAAIATVIAVGTFVEAKYDANAAKKLVYDTFWMYTVMGVLAVNLIAVMVDRWPWKPRHAPFVFAHIGILILMFGAILTQKFGLDGSIRVGIGDKNQYVIVPETDILVYSSFDGDRYTKLAEQNVDFFKNPPTDKKPLTIAAFNADIKFTDYKPYVLPSRKVVEPKDKNGRYGAGLRFQVQNPNIKVNAIEWLVQRRPNDVATHNFGPAALHLGPAPATGNGANEIFFTPDEKGGVNYVVFQKDSVAPLKKGHVNEGDSFAPGWKMPIEVRVLRYLPQATDEWDLQDRETPTPLTTSAVKFNFNGQDHWMLLNDSVKLFTSDAVYIVSYGNRRLDLGFPIQLKKFEIDRYQGTRKAMEYKSVVGVPNIDAHQISMNEPLKYNGFTIYQASFEEDPNTGQPVASVFSVNQDPGRWIKYLGSFIMSLGILLLFYYKKKAKKEKPS
- a CDS encoding cytochrome c3 family protein encodes the protein MHRVFKTFAAVGLLALSLAGCKFQPGWGYNQGYAPEQPLPFSHEIHVTKNQIQCQYCHNQVERSRHSNIPALSTCMNCHLQVKTDSPHIQKLREAYDKGGSIEWVRVHALPDFVHFNHSAHIAKGVNCQTCHGEVEKMAKITQVQDLSMGWCINCHRQPENKAPLNCTTCHH
- a CDS encoding TAT-variant-translocated molybdopterin oxidoreductase, producing the protein MSEMNHDHEHSEAELAAKKAARPQIERDNTYWLTLEHYNNDPEFLKKAETEFQSSPLRESDTGEGGWARREFLKLMGASLAMSAAGCIRRPVQKIVPYNKQPEEVTLGVSNFYTSTYFDGSGGFGVLVKTREGRPVKIESNPQFPLTHGGLSVRSQAALLNLYDPERLQGPKYNIFNEKKTNKDTVGVKWDGLDDKVVAQLKKGGAVVLTGNIASPSTRAVVSDFAQAFKADHVSWEPFASEELREGQKASYGEAVVPHYRFDKAKMIVSIDADFLGTWLNPTQFQAQFSAGRRDPKKMSKLVSFDSSYSLTGANADIRFKIKPSQQLDVVMGLINALVVNKGVSSYANNEKFKESLVSYANTAQKLGIEPALFNKVAADLWENKGESLVVAGGLQTLTSRSRELQIAVNFLNSLLDNEGKTVDGKNGVPGMKASYADMEKLIADMNAGKVKTLIIHRVNPAYALPQESGFVEALRKVEMVVYTGDRIDETGEHATYIAPDNHALETWGDAEFAEGVFAIQQPAIRPMYDTRSFQLTLMTWAYLANVGPKRLTAYETFYDYLRNYWKEEIQPKFAKGKGFEDFWNEVLQTGSVGEVKSSSARSFKADAFSSIKPATNASGYELVLYPTVQMGDGTLANVPWLQELPDPVTKIVWDNYVSVSIATAEKLSLKESTVVELKVGDKKVELPVHIQPGLHDDVFAVAVGYGRTKAGKVANGIGKNMFEFVTLKNGAIFAGQPATLTKTSKKYNLACVAGNNSMEGRMIVAEATLKDYMKDEHAGVHRHKTWNIWSGHQYNGHKWGMAVDLNTCTGCSACMTACQSENNIPVVGKTYVLQGREMHWLRVDRYFVGKPEDALAVFQPVMCQHCDNAPCETVCPVLATVHSDEGLNEMVYNRCVGTRYCSNNCPYKVRRFNWFNYAKNIEKPTHMALNPDVGVRTRGVMEKCTFCVHRIKEGKNKAKLEGRKLKDGDVKTACQTACPSQAITFGDLNDPESQVAKMFKDEPRSYALLEEWHAAPSVRYLSKIRNNDKETVVAEKGGH